A genome region from Macaca nemestrina isolate mMacNem1 chromosome 20, mMacNem.hap1, whole genome shotgun sequence includes the following:
- the LOC105483244 gene encoding ceramide synthase 4 isoform X2 — translation MLSSFNEWLWQHRFWLPPNVTWAELEDQDGRVYPHPQDMLAALPLALVLLAMRLAFERFIGLPLSRWLGVRDQTRRQVKPNATLEKHFLTEGHRPKEPQLSLLAARCGLTLRQTQRWFRRRRKQDQPQLTKKFCEASWRFLFYLSSFVGGLSVLYHESWLWAPVMCWENYPNQTLKPSLYWWYLLELAFYLSLLIRLPFDVKRKDFKEQVIHHFVVVILMTFSYSANLLRIGSLVLLLHDSADYLLEACKMVNYTQYQHVCDALFLIFSLVFFYTRLVLFPTQILYTTYYESLGNRGPFFGYYFCNGLLMLLQLLHVFWSCLILRMLCSFIKKGQMEKDIRSDVEESDSSEEEAAGAQETLQLKNGAARGPRPAPTDGLRSRVAGRLTRHTTAT, via the exons ATGCTGTCCAGTTTCAACGAGTGGCTTTGGCAGCACAGGTTCTGGTTACCACCCAATGTCACATGGGCAGAGCTGGAAGACCAGGATGGCCGTGtctacccccacccccaggacATGCTGGCAGCCCTACCCCTGGCACTGGTCCTCCTGGCCATGCGCCTCGCCTTTGAGAG ATTCATTGGCCTGCCCCTGAGCCGGTGGCTGGGTGTGAGGGATCAGACCAGGAGGCAGGTGAAGCCCAATGCCACGCTGGAGAAACACTTCCTCACGGAAGGGCACAGGCCCAAGGAG CCCCAGCTGTCCCTCCTGGCCGCCCGGTGTGGCCTCACACTGCGGCAGACCCAGCGATGGTTCCGGAGACGCCGGAAGCAGGATCAACCGCAGCTGACCAAGAAGTTCTGTGAGGCCAG CTGGAGATTTCTTTTCTACCTGTCCTCCTTCGTGGGTGGTCTCTCAGTCCTGTACCAC GAATCGTGGCTGTGGGCCCCAGTAATGTGCTGGGAAAATTACCCAAACCAG ACCCTGAAGCCATCCCTGTACTGGTGGTACCTCTTGGAGCTGGCTTTCTACCTCTCACTGCTAATCAGGCTGCCCTTTGATGTCAAGCGCAAG GATTTCAAGGAGCAGGTGATACATCACTTCGTGGTGGTCATCCTGATGACCTTCTCCTACAGCGCCAACCTGCTGCGCATCGGCTCTCTGGTGCTGCTGTTACACGATTCCGCCGACTACCTGCTGGAG GCCTGTAAGATGGTCAACTACACGCAGTATCAGCACGTGTGTGACGctctcttcctcatcttctcCTTGGTCTTCTTCTACACCCGACTGGTCCTCTTCCCTACCCA GATCCTTTACACCACATACTACGAGTCCCTCGGCAACAGGGGCCCTTTCTTCGGCTACTACTTCTGCAACGGGCTTctgatgctgctgcagctgctgcacGTGTTTTGGTCTTGCCTCATTCTGCGCATGCTCTGTAGCTTCATAAAGAAGGGTCAG ATGGAGAAGGACATTCGTAGTGATGTGGAAGAATCAGACTCCAGTGAGGAGGAGGCGGCGGGAGCCCAGGAAACTCTACAGCTAAAGAATGGGGCAGCTCGAGGGCCAAGGCCAGCCCCCACTGATGGCCTTCGGAGCCGGGTGGCCGGGCGTCTAACTAGGCACACAACGGCCACATAG
- the LOC105483244 gene encoding ceramide synthase 4 isoform X1: MLSSFNEWLWQHRFWLPPNVTWAELEDQDGRVYPHPQDMLAALPLALVLLAMRLAFERFIGLPLSRWLGVRDQTRRQVKPNATLEKHFLTEGHRPKEPQLSLLAARCGLTLRQTQRWFRRRRKQDQPQLTKKFCEASSLPIHSWRFLFYLSSFVGGLSVLYHESWLWAPVMCWENYPNQTLKPSLYWWYLLELAFYLSLLIRLPFDVKRKDFKEQVIHHFVVVILMTFSYSANLLRIGSLVLLLHDSADYLLEACKMVNYTQYQHVCDALFLIFSLVFFYTRLVLFPTQILYTTYYESLGNRGPFFGYYFCNGLLMLLQLLHVFWSCLILRMLCSFIKKGQMEKDIRSDVEESDSSEEEAAGAQETLQLKNGAARGPRPAPTDGLRSRVAGRLTRHTTAT; encoded by the exons ATGCTGTCCAGTTTCAACGAGTGGCTTTGGCAGCACAGGTTCTGGTTACCACCCAATGTCACATGGGCAGAGCTGGAAGACCAGGATGGCCGTGtctacccccacccccaggacATGCTGGCAGCCCTACCCCTGGCACTGGTCCTCCTGGCCATGCGCCTCGCCTTTGAGAG ATTCATTGGCCTGCCCCTGAGCCGGTGGCTGGGTGTGAGGGATCAGACCAGGAGGCAGGTGAAGCCCAATGCCACGCTGGAGAAACACTTCCTCACGGAAGGGCACAGGCCCAAGGAG CCCCAGCTGTCCCTCCTGGCCGCCCGGTGTGGCCTCACACTGCGGCAGACCCAGCGATGGTTCCGGAGACGCCGGAAGCAGGATCAACCGCAGCTGACCAAGAAGTTCTGTGAGGCCAG CTCCCTCCCCATCCACAGCTGGAGATTTCTTTTCTACCTGTCCTCCTTCGTGGGTGGTCTCTCAGTCCTGTACCAC GAATCGTGGCTGTGGGCCCCAGTAATGTGCTGGGAAAATTACCCAAACCAG ACCCTGAAGCCATCCCTGTACTGGTGGTACCTCTTGGAGCTGGCTTTCTACCTCTCACTGCTAATCAGGCTGCCCTTTGATGTCAAGCGCAAG GATTTCAAGGAGCAGGTGATACATCACTTCGTGGTGGTCATCCTGATGACCTTCTCCTACAGCGCCAACCTGCTGCGCATCGGCTCTCTGGTGCTGCTGTTACACGATTCCGCCGACTACCTGCTGGAG GCCTGTAAGATGGTCAACTACACGCAGTATCAGCACGTGTGTGACGctctcttcctcatcttctcCTTGGTCTTCTTCTACACCCGACTGGTCCTCTTCCCTACCCA GATCCTTTACACCACATACTACGAGTCCCTCGGCAACAGGGGCCCTTTCTTCGGCTACTACTTCTGCAACGGGCTTctgatgctgctgcagctgctgcacGTGTTTTGGTCTTGCCTCATTCTGCGCATGCTCTGTAGCTTCATAAAGAAGGGTCAG ATGGAGAAGGACATTCGTAGTGATGTGGAAGAATCAGACTCCAGTGAGGAGGAGGCGGCGGGAGCCCAGGAAACTCTACAGCTAAAGAATGGGGCAGCTCGAGGGCCAAGGCCAGCCCCCACTGATGGCCTTCGGAGCCGGGTGGCCGGGCGTCTAACTAGGCACACAACGGCCACATAG